The following proteins come from a genomic window of Micromonospora echinofusca:
- a CDS encoding helix-turn-helix domain-containing protein — protein sequence MGSVEVSPQMAFARFVRRAIDDAREERGWTVTDLASHTGVGRSTVFRWLAGDWQDYPELAKVRGFCAALDLPVAAAFRALGLPDAGAAPRRRADDGPVEADVRVILQRLADPTVPAEEKHHIRDLLRYLARRPIRRAG from the coding sequence ATGGGTTCCGTAGAGGTTTCGCCGCAGATGGCCTTCGCACGTTTCGTGCGGCGCGCCATCGACGACGCCCGCGAGGAACGCGGCTGGACCGTCACCGACCTGGCGTCCCACACGGGCGTCGGTCGGTCGACCGTGTTCCGTTGGCTCGCCGGGGACTGGCAGGACTACCCCGAGCTGGCGAAGGTGCGCGGCTTCTGCGCAGCGCTGGACCTGCCGGTCGCGGCGGCGTTCCGCGCGCTCGGTCTGCCCGACGCCGGTGCCGCACCCCGCCGCCGCGCCGACGACGGCCCGGTCGAGGCGGACGTCCGGGTGATCCTGCAACGGCTGGCCGACCCCACCGTGCCGGCCGAGGAGAAGCACCACATCCGCGACCTGCTGCGCTACCTGGCCCGCCGCCCCATCCGCCGCGCCGGCTGA
- a CDS encoding class I SAM-dependent methyltransferase gives MPEPLDAALTEVRALLLDPALTRAVAAGRRRGHRPSMVRAELRPVALKAGARLQISTSDGSRPYTRNVAPGPEADAAVDALLAEPFGNWHVETADATLQLRVTKSGEAQVHRAAASRPAAEPGGHDRAKEYLLDPGDPIFAEIGGSAAKRRQVDAFLRALAATLPDDLTGPLRVVDLGCGNAYLTFAAYRWLAQRGLDVELVGVDVREDQRRRNTELAERLGWADRVSFVAGTIADAVVEPAPDLVLALHACDTATDEALARAVRWKARWVLAAPCCHHDVAAQLRARPAPAPYELLTRQGILRERFADVLTDALRAGLLRLHGYRAEVVEFVDSRHTPRNLLIRARRTGTAPTVAQRAEYRELIDQWAVTPRLAALLPPLPSPGTAPDAPVPDDVAAAH, from the coding sequence ATGCCCGAACCGCTGGACGCCGCCCTGACCGAGGTCCGGGCACTGCTGCTCGACCCGGCACTCACCCGCGCGGTCGCCGCCGGCCGACGCCGTGGTCACCGGCCCTCGATGGTCCGCGCCGAACTGCGGCCGGTCGCGCTCAAGGCCGGCGCCCGGTTGCAGATCTCCACCTCCGACGGCTCCCGCCCGTACACCCGCAACGTGGCCCCGGGCCCGGAGGCGGACGCGGCGGTGGACGCGCTGCTCGCCGAGCCGTTCGGCAACTGGCACGTGGAGACGGCCGACGCCACGCTCCAGTTGCGGGTCACCAAGTCCGGCGAGGCGCAGGTGCACCGGGCCGCCGCGAGCCGGCCGGCCGCCGAGCCGGGTGGGCACGACCGGGCGAAGGAGTACCTGCTCGATCCCGGCGACCCGATCTTCGCCGAGATCGGTGGCTCGGCGGCGAAGCGCCGCCAGGTCGACGCGTTCCTGCGGGCGCTGGCGGCGACCCTGCCGGACGACCTGACCGGCCCGCTGCGGGTGGTCGACCTAGGCTGCGGCAACGCCTACCTGACCTTCGCCGCGTACCGGTGGCTCGCGCAGCGCGGGCTCGACGTCGAGCTGGTCGGCGTGGACGTCCGGGAGGACCAGCGGCGACGCAACACCGAGCTGGCCGAGCGGCTGGGCTGGGCGGACCGGGTCAGCTTCGTGGCCGGCACCATCGCCGACGCCGTCGTGGAGCCCGCCCCCGACCTGGTGCTGGCCCTGCACGCCTGCGACACCGCCACCGACGAGGCGCTGGCCCGGGCGGTGCGCTGGAAGGCCCGCTGGGTGCTCGCCGCGCCCTGCTGCCACCACGACGTCGCGGCCCAGCTCCGCGCGCGGCCGGCCCCGGCTCCGTACGAGCTGCTGACCCGGCAGGGCATCCTCCGCGAGCGCTTCGCGGACGTCCTCACCGACGCGCTGCGGGCCGGGCTGCTCCGGCTGCACGGCTACCGGGCCGAGGTGGTGGAGTTCGTCGACTCCCGGCACACCCCGCGCAACCTGCTCATCCGCGCGCGACGCACCGGCACCGCGCCGACCGTCGCCCAGCGGGCGGAGTACCGGGAACTCATCGACCAGTGGGCGGTGACCCCACGGCTGGCGGCCCTGCTGCCACCGCTGCCCTCGCCGGGCACCGCCCCCGACGCCCCGGTGCCCGACGACGTCGCGGCCGCCCACTGA
- a CDS encoding DEAD/DEAH box helicase produces the protein MSELTQDLMDGQELAATAPVRPEAPTFAELGARQETVDALAAAGITRAFAIQEYAIPIAMRGVDMIGQAPTGTGKTLGFGVPLLERVFAPGEGSDGVPQALVVVPTRELGIQVAKDLAAAGRTRGVRVLPIYGGVAYEPQIDALRKGVEILVGTPGRLMDLQKQKHLRLDRVRALVLDEADRMLDLGFLDDVEKILAMLPEDRQTMLFSATMPDPIVTLSRRFLRQPMTIHAGHTAETGPSPQTEQLAYRTHSMNKVEIVARILQAEGRGLTMIFTRTKRAADRVAEDLDFRGFAVAAVHGDLGQGARERALRAFRAGKIDTLVATDVAARGIDVSGVTHVINYDCPEDQDTYTHRIGRTGRAGATGVAVTFVDWDDMPRWRIIDKTLGLDMPEPQETYHTSPHLYTELHIPTDVSGTLPTAERTRAGLSAEVEEDLGGGRSRRGEGGRGARRGEGRGRGDRRPGRAGGATDAPVTDAPADAAEEGPRIPRRRRRRRAGETVAGEPTTVIAAEAGETPAAAEGEAAKPRRRRRRRGGGSASGTPAEATAD, from the coding sequence ATGAGCGAGCTGACTCAGGACCTCATGGACGGCCAGGAACTGGCCGCCACCGCCCCGGTACGCCCGGAGGCACCCACCTTCGCCGAGCTGGGCGCGCGTCAGGAGACCGTCGACGCGTTGGCCGCGGCCGGCATCACCCGCGCCTTCGCCATCCAGGAGTACGCGATCCCGATCGCGATGCGCGGCGTCGACATGATCGGCCAGGCGCCCACCGGCACCGGCAAGACCCTCGGCTTCGGCGTACCGCTGCTGGAGCGGGTCTTCGCGCCGGGCGAGGGCAGCGACGGCGTGCCGCAGGCGCTGGTCGTCGTACCCACTCGTGAGCTGGGCATCCAGGTGGCCAAGGACCTCGCCGCCGCGGGCCGGACCCGGGGCGTGCGCGTGCTGCCGATCTACGGTGGCGTGGCGTACGAGCCGCAGATCGACGCGCTGCGCAAGGGCGTCGAGATCCTGGTCGGCACCCCCGGCCGCCTGATGGACCTGCAGAAGCAGAAGCACCTGCGGCTGGACCGGGTCCGCGCGCTGGTGCTGGACGAGGCCGACCGGATGCTCGACCTGGGCTTCCTCGACGACGTCGAGAAGATCCTGGCGATGCTGCCGGAGGACCGGCAGACCATGCTCTTCTCGGCCACGATGCCGGACCCGATCGTCACCCTGTCCCGGCGCTTCCTGCGCCAGCCGATGACGATCCACGCCGGGCACACCGCCGAGACCGGCCCGTCGCCGCAGACCGAGCAGCTGGCCTACCGCACCCACTCGATGAACAAGGTCGAGATCGTGGCCCGCATCCTCCAGGCCGAGGGGCGCGGGCTGACCATGATCTTCACCCGCACCAAGCGGGCCGCCGACCGGGTCGCCGAGGACCTCGACTTCCGGGGCTTCGCGGTCGCCGCCGTGCACGGTGACCTCGGGCAGGGCGCGCGCGAGCGGGCGCTGCGGGCGTTCCGGGCTGGCAAGATCGACACCCTGGTCGCCACCGACGTCGCCGCGCGCGGCATCGACGTCAGCGGCGTGACGCACGTCATCAACTACGACTGCCCCGAGGACCAGGACACCTACACCCACCGGATCGGTCGTACCGGCCGGGCCGGGGCGACGGGCGTCGCGGTGACCTTCGTCGACTGGGACGACATGCCCCGCTGGCGGATCATCGACAAGACGCTGGGCCTGGACATGCCGGAGCCCCAGGAGACGTACCACACGTCCCCGCACCTCTACACCGAGCTGCACATCCCCACGGACGTCAGCGGCACCCTGCCGACCGCCGAGCGCACCCGCGCCGGGCTGTCGGCCGAGGTCGAGGAGGACCTCGGCGGCGGACGCTCCCGCCGGGGCGAGGGCGGCCGGGGCGCCCGGCGCGGCGAGGGTCGCGGTCGCGGCGACCGCCGTCCGGGCCGCGCCGGTGGTGCGACCGACGCGCCGGTGACCGACGCGCCCGCCGACGCCGCCGAGGAGGGCCCGCGCATCCCGCGTCGCCGTCGTCGTCGCCGTGCCGGCGAGACCGTCGCGGGCGAGCCGACCACGGTGATCGCCGCCGAGGCGGGCGAGACCCCGGCCGCCGCCGAGGGCGAGGCCGCGAAGCCCCGCCGCCGCCGGCGCCGTCGTGGTGGTGGCTCCGCCAGCGGTACGCCGGCCGAGGCGACCGCCGACTGA
- a CDS encoding ferritin-like fold-containing protein: protein MSETDLPDRAVVDLLGLVALGELLAFERMAVDARLAPDLRRRAALGEMAAAEIGNYRRLADRIAALGVLPDDAMAPYVGPLQAYHDSTEPRDWAEAVTKAYVGDAITDDFLRGVAATLAEPDRQLVLDVLHDSSYADFAVAEIRAAVEADPRVAGRLSMWARRLLGEALSQAGRVAAAEGGAFAALVTRGGRVDVPELFRRLTAAHTTRMTAAGLNN from the coding sequence GTGTCCGAGACCGATCTGCCCGACCGTGCCGTCGTCGATCTGCTCGGCCTGGTGGCCCTCGGTGAGCTGCTCGCCTTCGAACGGATGGCCGTCGACGCCCGACTCGCCCCGGACCTGCGCCGGCGGGCGGCGCTGGGGGAGATGGCCGCCGCCGAGATCGGCAACTACCGGCGGCTGGCCGACCGGATCGCCGCGCTCGGCGTACTGCCCGACGACGCCATGGCGCCCTACGTGGGGCCGCTCCAGGCGTACCACGACTCGACCGAGCCGCGGGACTGGGCCGAGGCGGTGACGAAGGCGTACGTGGGCGACGCCATCACCGACGACTTCCTCCGGGGGGTCGCCGCGACGCTGGCCGAGCCGGACCGTCAGCTCGTCCTCGACGTGCTGCACGACTCGTCGTACGCAGACTTCGCCGTCGCCGAGATCCGGGCGGCCGTCGAGGCGGACCCCAGGGTGGCCGGCCGGCTCTCGATGTGGGCGCGGCGCCTGCTCGGCGAGGCGCTGTCGCAGGCCGGCCGGGTGGCCGCCGCCGAGGGCGGGGCGTTCGCCGCGCTCGTCACGCGCGGCGGGCGGGTGGACGTGCCGGAACTGTTCCGGCGGCTGACCGCGGCACACACCACGCGGATGACCGCCGCCGGGCTGAACAACTGA
- a CDS encoding DUF3107 domain-containing protein, whose amino-acid sequence MEVKIGVQYAPRELVLESAQSPAEIEQIVTDAFGKDEGTLSLTDEKGRRVIVPVNKVAYVEIAEASPRAVGFTVR is encoded by the coding sequence GTGGAGGTCAAGATCGGCGTGCAGTACGCGCCCCGTGAGCTGGTCCTGGAGAGCGCGCAGTCGCCGGCCGAGATCGAGCAGATCGTGACCGACGCCTTCGGCAAGGACGAGGGCACCCTCTCCCTGACCGACGAGAAGGGCCGGCGGGTCATCGTGCCGGTCAACAAGGTCGCCTACGTCGAGATCGCCGAGGCGTCGCCGCGCGCGGTCGGGTTCACCGTCCGCTGA
- a CDS encoding TetR/AcrR family transcriptional regulator — protein MTAVGNGAQTAGRPTRLPRSARRKQLLAAAQEVFVAQGYHAAAMDDIAERAGVSKPVLYQHFPGKMELYLALLDTHCDAILAKVDDAMRGTNDNKERVGASVRAYFDFVDHESEAFRLVFESDLRNDPAVRQRVERVEQGCIAAITDTIISDTGISRAHAELLASGLVGAAETAAQFWLARGRQLPKAEAEALVAALSWRGIASFPLQGESA, from the coding sequence ATGACCGCTGTGGGGAACGGTGCCCAGACCGCCGGCCGGCCCACCCGCCTGCCCCGTTCCGCGCGCCGCAAGCAGTTGCTCGCCGCGGCCCAGGAGGTGTTCGTCGCCCAGGGCTACCACGCGGCCGCGATGGACGACATCGCCGAACGGGCGGGGGTCTCCAAGCCGGTGCTCTACCAGCACTTCCCCGGCAAGATGGAGCTCTACCTCGCCCTGCTGGACACGCACTGCGACGCGATCCTCGCGAAGGTGGACGACGCGATGCGCGGCACCAACGACAACAAGGAGCGCGTCGGCGCGTCGGTGCGCGCGTACTTCGACTTCGTCGACCACGAGAGCGAGGCGTTCCGTCTCGTCTTCGAGTCGGACCTGCGCAACGACCCGGCGGTGCGCCAGCGCGTCGAGCGGGTGGAGCAGGGCTGCATCGCGGCGATCACCGACACCATCATCTCGGACACCGGGATCAGCCGGGCGCACGCCGAGCTGCTCGCCTCGGGCCTGGTCGGCGCGGCCGAGACCGCCGCGCAGTTCTGGCTGGCCCGGGGCCGGCAACTGCCCAAGGCCGAGGCGGAGGCACTGGTCGCGGCGCTCTCCTGGCGGGGCATCGCCAGCTTCCCGCTGCAAGGTGAGTCAGCCTGA
- a CDS encoding alpha/beta fold hydrolase, producing the protein MKSATLRPDHLLPGHSVPPPWPGREVRLDGTVTYVRDTPATAPGAEPALYVHGLGGSSQNWTDLAYLLADRLDGQAIDLPGFGRSEPGRRYTVPAFADRVIRWIEHSGRGPVHLFGNSLGGAISVQVAGVRPDLVRSLTLISPALPFLDFRRSLQGRMLPLLAIPRGERLAAWRLAQIAPEVMAQQVMESCVADLSRISDQRREEALEEIRVRHEVPHYAAAYVRTFRGLVSSFLRSYLPGSGSLWRLAATVAAPTLVVGGRADRLVDVRVAPQTARVVPDSRLLMLDGVGHVAQLEVPRLVARAVLGLLTETGDTAERSDMAG; encoded by the coding sequence ATGAAGAGCGCCACCCTTCGGCCGGACCACCTGCTCCCCGGGCATTCCGTGCCACCGCCCTGGCCGGGGCGGGAGGTACGCCTCGACGGCACGGTGACGTACGTGCGGGACACCCCCGCCACCGCGCCCGGTGCGGAGCCCGCGCTCTACGTGCACGGGCTCGGCGGCTCGTCGCAGAACTGGACCGATCTGGCGTACCTGCTCGCCGACCGCCTCGACGGGCAGGCCATCGACCTGCCCGGGTTCGGCCGCAGCGAGCCGGGCCGCCGGTACACCGTCCCGGCCTTCGCCGACCGGGTGATCCGCTGGATCGAGCACTCGGGTCGCGGGCCGGTGCACCTCTTCGGCAACTCGCTGGGCGGGGCGATCTCGGTGCAGGTGGCGGGGGTGCGGCCGGACCTGGTCCGGAGCCTGACGCTGATCTCGCCGGCCCTGCCGTTCCTGGACTTCCGGCGCTCGTTGCAGGGCCGGATGCTGCCGCTGCTGGCGATCCCCCGCGGCGAGCGCCTGGCGGCCTGGCGGCTGGCCCAGATCGCGCCCGAGGTGATGGCCCAGCAGGTGATGGAGTCGTGCGTCGCCGACCTCAGCCGCATCAGCGACCAGCGCCGGGAGGAGGCGCTGGAGGAGATCCGGGTGCGCCACGAGGTCCCGCACTACGCCGCCGCGTACGTGCGGACGTTCCGTGGGCTGGTCTCCAGCTTCCTGCGGTCGTACCTGCCGGGGTCCGGGTCGCTGTGGCGGCTCGCCGCGACGGTCGCGGCGCCCACCCTGGTCGTCGGGGGCCGGGCCGACCGGCTGGTGGACGTGCGGGTGGCGCCGCAGACGGCGCGGGTCGTGCCGGACAGCCGGCTGCTGATGCTCGACGGCGTCGGTCACGTGGCCCAGCTGGAGGTGCCGCGCCTGGTGGCCCGGGCCGTGTTGGGCCTGCTCACCGAAACGGGGGACACCGCCGAGCGGTCCGACATGGCAGGCTGA
- a CDS encoding DUF3152 domain-containing protein, translating to MPPARRPTPTRRAPASADGRRRAPAGSPPRDAGVDLTRARHRRPARRRRLVELVALVLAVGAAVAVIADRRADVGAEALTPEELAPAPMLAPAAASPSSPAASPSAAAPPPAVLRLPGPVPSAGRGSFGYDDRTGPVLGDAGTLRRYRVAVESGAGEDAGQFAAAVERALAGPGSWVDGELRLQQVGAASRHDFTVYLATARTAGRMCAAGGVDIRVGGRPYTSCRAPGKVIVNLERWRLSVPHFVSAKVPLSVYRTYVVNHEVGHQLGHRHERCPGRGRVAPVMMQQTLFLNGCVANPWPYRDGRRYAGPRL from the coding sequence ATGCCCCCTGCCCGTCGCCCCACCCCGACCCGCCGTGCCCCGGCTTCCGCCGACGGCCGCCGCCGTGCCCCGGCCGGCTCACCCCCGCGCGACGCCGGCGTGGACCTGACCCGCGCGCGACACCGTCGGCCGGCGCGCCGGCGACGGCTCGTGGAGCTGGTCGCGCTGGTGCTCGCGGTCGGCGCGGCGGTGGCGGTGATCGCCGACCGGCGTGCCGACGTCGGGGCGGAGGCGCTCACGCCCGAGGAGTTGGCCCCCGCGCCGATGCTCGCGCCGGCGGCGGCCTCGCCGTCGTCGCCCGCCGCGTCGCCCTCGGCCGCCGCGCCCCCGCCGGCCGTGCTCCGGCTGCCCGGGCCGGTGCCGTCGGCGGGCCGGGGCAGCTTCGGCTACGACGACCGGACGGGCCCGGTGCTGGGCGACGCCGGCACGCTGCGCCGCTACCGGGTCGCCGTGGAGTCGGGCGCCGGCGAGGACGCGGGCCAGTTCGCCGCCGCCGTCGAGCGGGCGCTCGCCGGGCCGGGGAGCTGGGTCGACGGCGAGCTGCGGTTGCAGCAGGTGGGTGCCGCCTCCCGACACGACTTCACGGTCTACCTCGCCACGGCGAGGACGGCGGGCCGGATGTGCGCGGCCGGAGGGGTCGACATCCGGGTGGGCGGGCGGCCCTACACGTCCTGCCGGGCGCCCGGCAAGGTGATCGTCAACCTGGAGCGCTGGCGGCTCTCGGTGCCGCACTTCGTGAGCGCGAAGGTGCCGCTGTCGGTCTACCGGACGTACGTGGTGAACCACGAGGTCGGGCACCAGTTGGGGCACCGGCACGAGCGCTGCCCCGGCAGGGGGCGGGTGGCGCCGGTCATGATGCAGCAGACGCTCTTCCTCAACGGCTGCGTCGCGAACCCCTGGCCGTACCGGGACGGGCGGCGGTACGCGGGGCCCCGGCTCTGA
- a CDS encoding DUF3152 domain-containing protein gives MVGFGVLLLLAATATVTLARAGDRASVPATGDGRRTSYAAGTDERPRPSAYPRAGTGDFVTAPGESPVRGTDGPLLHYRVAVEQGTGQDVDSFAVAVDEVLGDPRSWIASEELRLRRVAEADDADFTVYLATPDTSERMCAEGGLSTEGYTSCRLPGQVIVNLARWLEAVPDYGAPLAIYRAYVVNHEVGHELGEVHQACPGPGEPAPVMQQQTYGLDGCAANAWPYVDGSRYDGEVVPGT, from the coding sequence GTGGTGGGGTTCGGCGTACTCCTGCTGCTCGCGGCGACCGCCACCGTGACGCTGGCCCGGGCCGGCGACCGCGCGAGCGTGCCGGCCACCGGCGACGGGCGTCGCACGTCGTACGCGGCGGGAACGGACGAGCGGCCCCGGCCCTCCGCCTACCCCCGCGCGGGTACGGGCGACTTCGTCACGGCGCCCGGCGAGTCCCCGGTGCGGGGCACCGACGGGCCGCTCCTGCACTACCGGGTGGCCGTGGAGCAGGGCACCGGCCAGGACGTCGACTCCTTCGCCGTGGCCGTCGACGAGGTGCTGGGCGATCCCCGGAGCTGGATCGCCTCGGAGGAGCTGCGGCTGCGGCGGGTGGCGGAGGCGGACGACGCCGACTTCACCGTCTACCTCGCCACCCCGGACACCTCCGAGCGGATGTGCGCCGAGGGCGGGCTGAGTACCGAGGGCTACACCTCGTGCCGGCTCCCCGGCCAGGTGATCGTCAACCTGGCGCGCTGGCTGGAGGCGGTTCCCGACTACGGGGCGCCGCTGGCGATCTACCGCGCCTACGTGGTCAACCACGAGGTGGGCCACGAGCTGGGCGAGGTGCACCAGGCGTGCCCGGGGCCCGGCGAACCGGCGCCGGTGATGCAGCAGCAGACGTACGGCCTGGACGGCTGCGCCGCCAACGCCTGGCCGTACGTGGACGGCTCCCGCTACGACGGCGAGGTCGTTCCCGGCACCTGA
- the moeZ gene encoding adenylyltransferase/sulfurtransferase MoeZ codes for MSLPPLVEPAAELTVDEIRRYSRHLIIPDVGVEGQKRLKNARVLCVGAGGLGSPALMYLAAAGVGTLGIIDFDTVDESNLQRQIIHGVSDVGRSKAESAAASIREINPLVHVEIHNTALDRENVRDIFSRYDLIVDGTDNFATRYMVNDAAVLLGKPYVWGSIYRFDGQASVFWAEHGPCYRCLYPEPPPPGMVPSCAEGGVLGVLCASIGSIQVNEAIKLLAGIGEPLVGRLMVYDALEMSYRKIKVRKDPDCVLCGENPTVTDLLEDYEDFCGAVSVEAQEAVVDATITALELKEWQDAGKDIFLVDVREPAEYEIVRIPGATLIPKGEIISGEALAKLPQDRQIVLHCKSGVRSAEALAALKSAGFRDAVHVQGGVLSWIKQIDPSLPAY; via the coding sequence GTGTCGTTGCCCCCGCTCGTCGAGCCCGCCGCCGAGCTGACCGTTGACGAGATCCGCCGCTACTCGCGCCACCTGATCATCCCCGACGTCGGGGTGGAGGGGCAGAAGCGGCTGAAGAACGCCCGGGTGCTCTGTGTCGGCGCCGGTGGTCTCGGCTCGCCGGCGCTGATGTACCTCGCCGCCGCCGGGGTCGGCACGCTCGGCATCATCGACTTCGACACCGTCGACGAGTCCAACCTCCAGCGCCAGATCATCCACGGCGTCTCCGACGTCGGGCGCTCCAAGGCCGAGTCGGCCGCCGCCTCGATCCGCGAGATCAACCCGCTGGTGCACGTGGAGATCCACAACACGGCGCTGGACCGGGAGAACGTGCGGGACATCTTCTCCCGCTACGACCTGATCGTCGACGGCACCGACAACTTCGCCACCCGCTACATGGTCAACGACGCGGCGGTGCTGCTCGGCAAGCCGTACGTCTGGGGGTCGATCTACCGCTTCGACGGCCAGGCGTCGGTGTTCTGGGCCGAGCACGGCCCCTGCTACCGCTGCCTCTACCCGGAGCCCCCGCCGCCCGGCATGGTCCCCTCCTGCGCCGAGGGCGGCGTGCTCGGCGTGCTCTGCGCGTCGATCGGCTCCATCCAGGTCAACGAGGCGATCAAGCTGCTCGCCGGCATCGGGGAGCCGCTGGTCGGCCGGCTGATGGTCTACGACGCCCTGGAGATGAGCTACCGCAAGATCAAGGTCCGCAAGGACCCGGACTGCGTGCTCTGCGGCGAGAACCCCACGGTCACCGACCTGCTGGAGGACTACGAGGACTTCTGCGGCGCGGTGTCGGTGGAGGCCCAGGAGGCGGTGGTCGACGCGACCATCACCGCGCTGGAGCTCAAGGAGTGGCAGGACGCCGGCAAGGACATCTTCCTCGTCGACGTGCGCGAGCCGGCCGAGTACGAGATCGTCCGGATCCCCGGCGCGACCCTGATCCCCAAGGGCGAGATCATCTCGGGCGAGGCGCTGGCCAAGCTGCCGCAGGACCGGCAGATCGTGCTGCACTGCAAGTCCGGCGTCCGCTCGGCGGAGGCGCTCGCCGCGCTCAAGTCGGCCGGCTTCCGCGACGCCGTGCACGTGCAGGGCGGCGTGCTCTCCTGGATCAAGCAGATCGACCCGTCGCTGCCGGCGTACTGA
- a CDS encoding prenyltransferase/squalene oxidase repeat-containing protein: MVDIDAAVGFVVAHGDAVDRARLSRLRTGAPPPDKLLDDAEVGQAPDGGWPATLGGEVSSVDATCFRLSELDDLGALGRPAARRALDWLAARQLPDGGWEEDPALAGVAPEWARPGDPEAAFHLTANAGFWLTVAGLDARAAGPLDHRVGGAYAGVVHAAAQSLVARLRPDGSWPSFLPAGWLSAAVLYRQEMFHEAARIQVILAERIPELSPGDVAWLAATLRRVGIVGDEWLLARARRRLAETQRSDGGWESDDGHQFDVHATLSAIRACR, from the coding sequence GTGGTCGACATTGATGCGGCGGTGGGGTTCGTCGTGGCGCACGGGGACGCGGTGGATCGCGCCCGGCTGTCCCGGCTGCGCACCGGCGCGCCGCCCCCCGACAAGCTGCTCGACGACGCGGAGGTCGGTCAGGCGCCCGACGGCGGCTGGCCGGCGACGCTGGGCGGCGAGGTCTCCTCCGTGGACGCCACCTGCTTCCGACTGTCCGAGTTGGACGATCTGGGCGCGCTGGGCCGTCCGGCCGCCCGCCGGGCGCTGGACTGGCTGGCCGCGCGGCAACTGCCCGACGGCGGCTGGGAGGAGGACCCGGCGCTGGCCGGGGTCGCCCCCGAGTGGGCCCGGCCGGGCGACCCCGAGGCGGCGTTCCACCTGACCGCGAACGCCGGTTTCTGGCTGACCGTCGCCGGCCTGGACGCGCGGGCCGCCGGGCCGCTCGACCACCGCGTCGGCGGCGCGTACGCGGGCGTCGTGCACGCCGCCGCGCAGTCGCTCGTCGCCCGGCTGCGCCCGGACGGCAGTTGGCCGTCCTTCCTGCCCGCCGGCTGGCTCAGCGCGGCCGTCCTGTACCGGCAGGAGATGTTCCACGAGGCGGCGCGGATCCAGGTGATCCTCGCCGAGCGCATCCCGGAGCTGTCCCCGGGCGACGTGGCCTGGCTGGCCGCGACACTGCGCCGCGTCGGCATCGTCGGGGACGAGTGGCTGCTGGCACGGGCACGGCGGCGGCTGGCCGAGACCCAGCGCAGCGACGGCGGCTGGGAGAGCGACGACGGGCACCAGTTCGACGTGCACGCCACGCTGAGCGCCATCCGTGCCTGCCGCTGA
- a CDS encoding SUKH-4 family immunity protein, with protein MAADPRFRSLWNEDELIPYPREAWLEGGFDPDLLPAGDEIPLDVAVVYTAFLEGDIELFDTIQLSTEDGSLDIRLIVVGAVADNPDLLYVLDPKTGEILQFDLEQQDVQAVNSNFRTFVEFLYQFALFVEADEGKPGRAERAETLRTVLESVDRAAFAPDAWWPLVISQLK; from the coding sequence ATGGCCGCTGACCCCCGGTTCCGCTCACTGTGGAACGAGGACGAGCTCATCCCGTACCCGCGCGAGGCGTGGCTGGAGGGGGGATTCGACCCCGACCTGCTGCCCGCCGGCGACGAGATCCCACTGGACGTGGCGGTCGTCTACACCGCGTTCCTCGAAGGCGACATCGAGCTGTTCGACACGATCCAGCTCAGCACCGAGGACGGCTCGCTGGACATCCGGCTGATCGTGGTGGGCGCGGTCGCCGACAACCCCGACCTGCTCTACGTGCTCGACCCGAAGACCGGCGAGATCCTCCAGTTCGACCTGGAGCAGCAGGACGTCCAGGCCGTCAACAGCAACTTCCGCACCTTCGTCGAGTTCCTCTACCAGTTCGCGCTCTTCGTGGAGGCCGACGAGGGCAAGCCGGGCCGGGCCGAGCGGGCGGAGACGCTGCGCACCGTCCTGGAGAGCGTCGACCGTGCCGCGTTCGCCCCGGACGCCTGGTGGCCACTGGTGATCAGTCAGCTCAAGTAG
- a CDS encoding WXG100-like domain-containing protein: MGLTLPGELASLLSMLGYEWPQSDETAIFQLAGEWTGMAGQISGSVAQLESAARTVLDNNRGESFTAFAGEWNDKESAARNVADVARPATVIGVGLMVAAGVVLALKIQVIVQLALLAIQIAQAIVTAAVTFGASLLQIPIFKMITGMIIDQLIGMAVETVLNG; this comes from the coding sequence GTGGGTCTGACGCTCCCGGGTGAGCTCGCCTCCCTGCTCTCGATGCTCGGCTACGAGTGGCCCCAGTCGGACGAGACGGCGATCTTCCAGCTCGCCGGGGAGTGGACCGGCATGGCCGGCCAGATCTCCGGCTCGGTGGCGCAGCTGGAGTCGGCGGCGCGCACGGTGCTCGACAACAACCGGGGCGAGAGCTTCACCGCCTTCGCCGGCGAGTGGAACGACAAGGAGTCGGCCGCCCGCAACGTCGCCGACGTCGCCCGCCCGGCCACCGTCATCGGCGTCGGGCTGATGGTCGCGGCGGGCGTGGTGCTGGCCCTGAAGATCCAGGTGATCGTCCAACTGGCCCTGCTGGCGATCCAGATCGCGCAGGCCATCGTGACGGCGGCGGTCACCTTCGGGGCGTCCCTGCTCCAGATCCCGATCTTCAAGATGATCACGGGGATGATCATCGACCAGCTCATCGGCATGGCCGTCGAGACGGTGCTCAATGGCTAG